The Flavobacterium sp. 140616W15 sequence AATTAGCAGATTGCATTAGCCTCTCAATTATCTCATACGAATAATGGGGTTTTCTTAAATTGACATCAAAAACTTTATAAACATCATTTTTAAGCAGTTCTTCTAATGCCAAACGTGATACTGAATCCCTACAAACTAAACTCCCATAAATAAGAACATCCGCTTCGGCAACCAATTTTCTTGCAGCAGCATTAAGAACAATCTTGTCCCAAGCCGATGGATAATTAATTTCATAACTAGCAGACCCTTTATCATCTAAAGAAACCTGAACTGTACCTGTCGGAAATTCTTCTGATTTGATAATCGCATTGGTTTCTAGTCCTAAACTTTTAACCTGATCTATAATTGCTATTCCATCAGCATCATTCCCCACACAACTTATCATTGCAACATCACAACCTAATGCTTTCATTCGTAGAGCAACATTAAGAGGTGCTCCGCCAATTTTCTTTTCATTCTCAAAAATATCCCAAAGTACCTCACCATAAGATACTGCCTTAAGTTTTTTATTATTATTCATTCTAAAACATTTTATAATACAATCATTAAAATCAGCTTCGCTAAAAAAACGAACTATTATCTAATCCGTTGGTTGAAATTTACAAAAATTATATTCAATAAATGTTTGCTTTTTCAGTTTTAAGATTATCAAAATTTAATCCCAAAAACAACTACAAACAAAAAAGACAAGTCAGTTAGACTTGTCTTTATAAAATAAGTTTACATTTAAACTTTTTGCATTTGAAGAATATGTTTTTTTCTTTGTATAAATATAAACGTAATAAGTATTCCCAGAACCGACATCCCAACACCTATTAAATTAGGAGAAGCATAACTATATCCTGCTATCAAAGGCAATCCACCTAAAAAAGCCCCTAGAGCATTTCCTATATTAAAACTTGCCTGAATT is a genomic window containing:
- a CDS encoding carbohydrate kinase, which translates into the protein MNNNKKLKAVSYGEVLWDIFENEKKIGGAPLNVALRMKALGCDVAMISCVGNDADGIAIIDQVKSLGLETNAIIKSEEFPTGTVQVSLDDKGSASYEINYPSAWDKIVLNAAARKLVAEADVLIYGSLVCRDSVSRLALEELLKNDVYKVFDVNLRKPHYSYEIIERLMQSANFIKFNDEELLEIAAVMNSPYTSLEENMEFIAKETNSKGLCVTKGKDGALLLWEGRLYRNEGYPIKVADTVGAGDSFLGALITSLLANNNNPQKSIDFACAVGALVAESVGANPEISNAKIDELMLKGL